The nucleotide sequence CAGCCGCTTGTCCCTAACAGTTTGAATGATGCAACAGCTTGTTGTAGATGTTCTGGCTTCACGTGTATCGGGATATACGTTGCATCCACATTCGCTTCTTCATACCATGCATTATGCATTTCCGGAGATTTTGACTGTGCAATCGGATCCCCAATAACCGCAAACCACTTTTTCATCGACAATTCCCTCTTTCCTACTACCGTTCATTCACTGTAAAATAACTGACTTGATAAAAAGAAGGCGAATTTGCCCGCCTCCCCTTTATTCCAATCAACTAACTTCAGATGATAAAATTCCATTCAAAATCTGATGAATTATTAAATCAACGATGGACGAATGAATACTTCTACGCCTTTTGGTGCGTGTGCTGCTACGACAACATTGGCATGCTGTACTGTAATCCAGCCTAATCCTGAAATAACTACATCTGTTTTCGGTTCTTTGATCGAAAACTCGTGACGCACTAATGGCGGTAATTGATCAATATGTTTAGACGTTGGAGGTGCCAGTAACTCACCTTTATGTTCTTCATATAATTGATCCGCACGTTCCAGCTTCGTACGGTGGATCGGCAAATCATTTGCAACATGTACAGTAAATGCCGAACGCTCTCCTTGAATAAAATCAAAACGGGCAAGAGCACCGATAAATAGTGTTTGTCCAGGATTTTGCTGATACACTTTTGGTTTAATTTCTTTTTTCGGCATAATATATTTTAATTCACTCGAATCGATATGGTGTGCCATTTGGTGGTGATTGATAATACCAGGTGTATCATATAAAGATGATCCGTCATCAAGCGGAATGCCAATCATATCAAGCGTAGTTCCCGGGAAATGAGAAGTTGTAATAATTTCTCCCTCACCTGTAGCTTGCTTAATAATACGGTTAATAAACGTCGATTTACCGACATTTGTACAACCTACAACATATACATCTTTGCCGTTACGGTATTCTTCAATCGCTGCAACGACTTCCTGCATGCCCATTCCTTTATGTGCCGAAACAAGCTTCACATCAACCGGCTTTAATCCAAGTGCTTTCGCTTCACGTTTTAACCAGTTGATTACTTTCTTTTCTTTTACCGATTTTGGTAAAAGGTCTGCTTTATTTGCTACTAAAAGAACCGGATTATTTCCAACGAATCGGTGTAAACCTGGTAGCCAGCTGCCATTGAAATCGAAAATATCCACGATTTTCACGATCAGACCTTGCTGTTGACCAAGACCGTTTAAAATACGTAAAAAATCATCATCCGTTAAGCTAACAGGTTGGATTTCATTATAGTTTTTTAAACGGAAACAACGTTGACAAATAATCATTTCCTTTTCCAGCGAGGATGCAGGTGCATACCCTAATCCATTTTTATCTTCAGTTTGAATCACTGTTCCACAGCCAATACATTGTGGCATTTCATTCATTCACTATTTCCTCCTAACTACTATTGCACCTTCATGCAAAAAAACTTGGGTCGCTTTTTAGTCTTCCCAAGGATACTTTCCTTTTCGCTTTAGATCGTTATATACACGACGTTCGACGAAGCGGTTAAATTTTG is from Solibacillus isronensis and encodes:
- the yqeH gene encoding ribosome biogenesis GTPase YqeH is translated as MNEMPQCIGCGTVIQTEDKNGLGYAPASSLEKEMIICQRCFRLKNYNEIQPVSLTDDDFLRILNGLGQQQGLIVKIVDIFDFNGSWLPGLHRFVGNNPVLLVANKADLLPKSVKEKKVINWLKREAKALGLKPVDVKLVSAHKGMGMQEVVAAIEEYRNGKDVYVVGCTNVGKSTFINRIIKQATGEGEIITTSHFPGTTLDMIGIPLDDGSSLYDTPGIINHHQMAHHIDSSELKYIMPKKEIKPKVYQQNPGQTLFIGALARFDFIQGERSAFTVHVANDLPIHRTKLERADQLYEEHKGELLAPPTSKHIDQLPPLVRHEFSIKEPKTDVVISGLGWITVQHANVVVAAHAPKGVEVFIRPSLI